Within the Myxosarcina sp. GI1 genome, the region CGGCATAATTGGAACAAAGTAGAGTAAGCGGTGTTAGTTTACATAACAAATTGCTCTGCGGTAGTTTACCAGCTTATTACTAATGTAGATAAAACTTAACGGTTTTATCTCTATTTAATTAACGCTCTAGTTGAAGCGAGTAAAAAGGTCGGTCGGAGAGTCTCGGCGCAAACTCACTGGGGCATATAAATACAGCGATTATGTCCGCAGATATGCTCTAGGTTTGTTCTAACTTCTTCAAGCCATAGTAGTTAGCAATGAGCAGCTACCAATGAGCAATAGATCGAGTAACACCGAACAGCTAAACTTTTATTGTTTAAAGCTTATCGTTTATCGAACAATTGTTTAATGCTCGATCGCACTCGCTCGGCTAACAACCTGTTAAATACCGATTGCGGAACTTCACCGTAAACTCGGATTTTCGGGCTCTCAATTTTTAACCCTTACACTTACACAATATTTATTTGACTGATGCAATACGAAAATTTACCCGTGTTTATAACCTTCTTCGCTGCCGCCTACCTGTTCGTAATCTATGGAGCATTAAAAATAGCCGAACTGCAAAGTAGACCAAAGTCTTTAGCTTCGGGGAAGATTGAAAAAGCCAGCAACTAATTAGAGTTATAACTTATTGTAATAAATTGAGAGTCATCATAAAAATTGATGGCTCTTTTACATTTATCTGCTCGACGTTAGGCGTGAAACCCAACCACTGCCGAGACAGGCTGGCAAATTGCTGGGGAGAGCCGCTAACGCAAAAGCGAGTCGGTAGAGCAGATAAGTTGTTTTTTAGACTCATGATTGACAATTCCTTTTCTGCTGCCATGACAATGTATTTTGCAGGATCGATAACTCGAACCCTGTCTGGCAATAGAGAGCGGATAATTCCTTCTAGATGCCTGTAGTGAGTGCAGCCATAGACCAAAGTATCGATGTCTTGCTGCAACAGGGGTTCTAGATAGCGTCGAGCAACTTCTTTAGTGCGATCGCAATAGACTAAATTTTGTTCGATAAGAGGTACGAATTGGGGACAGGGCATTTGCCAGACAGAGGTAAAAGGGTCTATTTCCTGAATAGCTTGGGGATAGGCATTACTAGCTACAGTAGCAGGAGTGGCAATGACACCGATGCGCTTGCCCGTAGCTACGGCAGCTTTAGCACCAGATAAAATAACTCCCAAAATTGGGATGTCGTATTCTTTTCTAACTATTTCTAAAGCTAGTGCCGAACTGGTATTGCAAGCCATAATTATCATTTTTACGCCTTGAGCGCACATCCAGTCCAAAATTTCGCGGACAAATTGAAGGATTTCTTCTGGCGATCGCGTACCGTAAGGCAATCGAGCCGAATCGGCAAAATATAATAGAGACTCTTGAGGCAGTTGACGATAGACTTCTCTCAATACGGTTAGTCCACCCACACCACTATCAAATAAGCCAATTCTTAGATTGGATTTTGTTAACATTTGATTTTATTAATAGAACGTATTATAGATTGTTTTCTTTAATATATAAAATGATTCCTCTAGCGATCGCCTCTGCCATTTGGCGGCGATGATTGGGATCTTTTAGTTTGGGAGCATCTTCGGCACCAGTAACAAAACCCACTTCGACTAGTACTGCAGGCATTACCGAGTGTCTGAGTACGTAGAATCTAGCGCGGCGGATATTACGATTTTTAATGTTGACTCCATTAAGAATACTCCAGTGAATTGTCTCCGCCAAACGCCGTCCATTTTTATAGTAATAAGTCTCTAAACCATTAACATCGGGACGAGAAAGATTGATGGCATTAGCATGAATGCTGACGAACAAGTCGGCATCAATTTCGTTAGCATAATCGGTTCTACCCTCAAGGCTGACAAAATAATCGCTGTCTCTAGTCATTTTGACATCG harbors:
- the murI gene encoding glutamate racemase, whose amino-acid sequence is MLTKSNLRIGLFDSGVGGLTVLREVYRQLPQESLLYFADSARLPYGTRSPEEILQFVREILDWMCAQGVKMIIMACNTSSALALEIVRKEYDIPILGVILSGAKAAVATGKRIGVIATPATVASNAYPQAIQEIDPFTSVWQMPCPQFVPLIEQNLVYCDRTKEVARRYLEPLLQQDIDTLVYGCTHYRHLEGIIRSLLPDRVRVIDPAKYIVMAAEKELSIMSLKNNLSALPTRFCVSGSPQQFASLSRQWLGFTPNVEQINVKEPSIFMMTLNLLQ